The Tripterygium wilfordii isolate XIE 37 chromosome 1, ASM1340144v1, whole genome shotgun sequence sequence TATTGGTTCACTTCACGCAGTGAAGAATGATATTCTGGTGGTGTCTTCTGCTGGGAACCTTGGCCCTACTAAGGAGACAGTAACAAATGTCATGCCTTGGGTTATCACTGTGGGTGCTAGCACCATAGATCGATTGTTTTTCAGAAACCTTACCCTCGGAAATGGTGTGCAAATCATGGTGAGAATCAATTTGGTCTATAAATGCATGGTTTTTGTTTTCCATGGCAATACAGTTTGAGACTACAAAAGATATTCTTTAATTTTGAAGTGAAATTGCATGCATCAACCTTTTCAGTGTTGGTGATTATGTCAAGCCTTTTGCACTGGCTTTTTTTTGTTGCTAATTATCTTATGTTACTTGattttctctcctcctttttttccttttgttttcatcaCCGTAATTTTTGTTATGTGATGAAATTTCAGGGGCAAACTGTGACTCCGCACGAGTTGGAAAATATGCACCCATTAGTACATGCAAAAGATGTTGAAGATCACGATGCAAAAGGGTAACTTCATAGGATTCTTCATCTGATAGTTGAGATTGACAGTTTTCGTAGCTAAACACTACGAGTATGTACAGTAGcatttactatttttatttttgcttgTAGTCAATGCCTTGATGGTTCCCTTTCACATCAAAAGGTTAATAACAAGATGGTGTTATGCATTAGTGGACTGGGACGAATGACTGGAAAATGTGCGGAGGTGAAAAGAGCCGGTGGTGTTGGTTGTATCTTACAAAATGATGAAACAATGGGTGAAGAAGTAGAAGTCGATGCTCATTTACTTCCAGCAACTACATTGACTCATTCTGATGCAACGAAAGTTTTATCATACATTGATTCTACTAAAAATCCCATGGCCGAAATTGGAGTTGCAAAGACAGTGTTAGGCATCCGACCTGCACCATCAATAACTGGTTTCACAGGCAGAGGTCCAAGTATCATCGATCCTAATATCCTCaaggtgcttttttttttcttccccttcaCTTTGCTGATACATTTGAGGACTAGCATAAAGCTAACTTTCTTTTTGAACTACTATTGAATTCTATCTCTAACGATGTTTGGTTCTATCCACAGCCGGATATTGTCGCTCCAGGTTTGAATATATTAGGAGCATGGAGTGACGCATCAGCTCCTACAAGAGAACCGAATGATCATCGTAAGACCAAATATAATATTCGTACTGGGAGTTCCATAGCTGTCCCTCATGTGGCAGCCGTAGCTGCCCTTCTTAAAGCAATATATCCTACTTGGAGTAGCGCTGCAATAAAATCTGCTCTCATGACTACAGGTAAGCATGCATTTTTTCACATTTCTCACCTAGAAAATTATGATTACCAGTCATTCCCTAATCATTGTTTTACCAAGCAGCCTCAATGAGAAACGATGTGGGTTCATTCTTAACCGATTATGATGGTCATCATGCAACTCCCTTCGCATTTGGTTCTGGTCAGTTGAGACCAACAAAGGCAATGAATCCTGGTTTAGTATACGATGCTTCCTACAAAGATTACCTCATCTACCTTTGTAGCGGAGGACATGAAAAAATGGGCGCAATGAGCGTACTGGACCCAACATTCGAGTGTCCAGGGACATCAATTCCATTATACGATCTCAATTATCCATCACTAGCTCTCCCAAATATAAATGGCCCTGTAATAGTTCAAAGGACCGTCACCAATGTAGGAAAACCATATAGTACTTACGTATTCCACAGCGAACAACTAATGGGATTCGATGTGGCAGCCATCCCCGATACTCTATCCTTCAGAGGGATTGGTCAGAAGAAAATGTTTATCATTACAGTGACCCCAAAAGACGAGAATAGGGAGTTTCCTAAAGGTGATTACGCCTTCGGGTGGTACACTTGGACTGATAAACGTAATGACTTCGAGGTGAGAAGTCCTATGGTAGTCTCTTTAGCATAATATATGAACTCTTGTTGAAGGCTTTTTGTCATTTAGACATGGTCATGggtctttttttattttgtgaaagCTGATCAAGATCCTCCACTTAAAAGAATGTAGATGATGCCCATCTCTCAACAAGAATTGCCAATTGAACTTCTTAACATTCCTTTATTAGTGGATAACCTTCTTAATTCAGCATTTATacatccaatatatatatatatatatatattcaagcaTATCCTCTTCAAAGGTCAAAATAaggagggaaggaaaaaaaagagagtatttGTGCCCTTTTAATGCAAGATGCCACACATCAAGTgccatctatctatctatatctatatgtaaGACTATAAAATAGAAGGCAAGTCTATACATTTGCTGGCGGGTTAACTTTGTGTGTCATTGTACTCTTGCACGTATAATTGTGTAAAGGCTTTCCTGGGTTATTGTCGTTTCGTAGGGTTATTTATATAAATCCCAACATTTGATATGGGATAGCTGTATTGTTGAATTAACAAGAGATCAACGTGTTACTTATTTCAATTCTTCAACCTTTTTATCTGATTTGGGGGCTttgtaatttgtttaaaattgtagagtctataaTTTGAAGTCAATGATTTGGGAAGTGTGTTACATCTgatcatatttttttctttcgatttttaaaatttatccgACTTTTCCTCTATCATTAGATGCGAATGGTAAAATTTAGGGAATTTTAGAGTCTTCAAATCCCTTTTTAT is a genomic window containing:
- the LOC119997798 gene encoding subtilisin-like protease SBT5.6, whose translation is MKDPKLKIEKALGRRISSSSPSSVIVKPKVIESIGAEFVFAKQPMEIFSCTEKKVSFQFLIPFLKVYIVYFGEHKGDKTLHEIEETHLSYLLSVTEEEEARACLLYSYKHSINGFAAFLTPYEVSKLSELEEVVSVFESHPTEYSLQTTRSWKFLGLQDEDVYSSNQFSIAKETLKRAEYGKNVIVGIIDSGIWPESKSFSAEGMDSVPEFWKGKCQTENDFDSSHCNRKIIGAKYYLENFEKKYGSLNISEDSRSPRDVNGHGTHMASIVAGKSIEGATDIGGFAIGTASGGAPMAHLAIYKVCWTTPKKVKGNQQTCFPADILAAFDDAIANGVHVLSISMSGKTIKRYDEDTLAIGSLHAVKNDILVVSSAGNLGPTKETVTNVMPWVITVGASTIDRLFFRNLTLGNGVQIMGQTVTPHELENMHPLVHAKDVEDHDAKGQCLDGSLSHQKVNNKMVLCISGLGRMTGKCAEVKRAGGVGCILQNDETMGEEVEVDAHLLPATTLTHSDATKVLSYIDSTKNPMAEIGVAKTVLGIRPAPSITGFTGRGPSIIDPNILKPDIVAPGLNILGAWSDASAPTREPNDHRKTKYNIRTGSSIAVPHVAAVAALLKAIYPTWSSAAIKSALMTTASMRNDVGSFLTDYDGHHATPFAFGSGQLRPTKAMNPGLVYDASYKDYLIYLCSGGHEKMGAMSVLDPTFECPGTSIPLYDLNYPSLALPNINGPVIVQRTVTNVGKPYSTYVFHSEQLMGFDVAAIPDTLSFRGIGQKKMFIITVTPKDENREFPKGDYAFGWYTWTDKRNDFEVRSPMVVSLA